CCTATTTGTGTATCACTTGCTTTTGCCTTTGTACCAATTCTCACTCCATATTCGTTGCAAATCTTAGTCAAAGTAACATCTTCATATTTCCCAGCAGCTAATCCAGCTTTATATCTATCGTATGGGGTAAGCTTACTTCTATTGTCATCTTGTGTCAGGAAAATATCAATTTCGCTTTCATAATCACTCTGGAATAATTCAGCTCCAATATATTCCCTATGCATCAGCATGTGAGCGTAAATCCTGTGTTGTCCTGCTGGACAATAAAAACGTCCATCTCTGTAATTCAGTTTAATTGGATCATAAGCAGCTTCGATAAAATTAGCAGCAATTTCGCTTGCTTTTGCTTTTGAAAAAGTTTCTGTTCTCTGGTAGCTGTCATCAATATAAATTAAACATAATGGAACATTTGCCATAATTTTATTGCCAACTTTATTATGGCTTGCAATATTAAAAAGTCTTTCTACATCGCCTTGAATTGTTTCTTCTGTTAAACCTAATGCTAAACGCATTTTATCTAATTCATTATTTACAATTATTCTTTTCATAACTATATCCCTTTCAATTACTTTTAATTACATTGCTACTTCCTGAGCAAAGAAATGATTATCCTTTCTGTTATAATGATAGCAAGTTACATGAATTCCATAGCTATAACATACATTCAAAAAACTAATTAACATACTTGAAAAACCTGTCATATATAAATTGATATGCACTTTGTAAGTTTCTGGTTTGAAAAAGAAATTTCGCTTTTTGAAACCTTTTGAATGCAAAATATCCAGAAGTTTGATTTCTGCTTTATTTTCCAATGCTACAATTTCAGTTATGTCAGGTGTATAATCAAAAATATAACCATCAATAGCTTCTGGAATATTGTAAGTGTATTTACTTTGAGACAATGCAAGAGTTAATGTTTTCATTTTCCTTTTCCTCCTTTCTTTTATAATTCAATAAAACCCACAAACAAATTTCCGTTTATGGGTTCAATCAATTATAAAAGATATTTTATTTTTTAATAGTGTATATATTTCCATCCTTAGTAGTGATATGTATTTCTGTTTCCGTTTCTTCTACGCTTTGGATTTCATTAAATCCCACGTAGTTTTTAAATTTTGGAGCATAAATATTTTGGGTTTGCGTTGCATAAAGTTCATTTCCGTTTGCTAGAGACAATGCAATTTCTGTTCCGTCTGTGTTCCAATCTACAATATCTCTAATATCAATTATGAGATTGTCTTCTAATTTCTCTTTTGAGATATTAAGCTGCTGATTATCGACAGTCAGTATTATGCTATTTTCCGTTGTTTCAATATATTCAACATCAAATCCCCTTAATTGGTTATGACTATAATGCCTGAATGTGAAGAGTGTAAAATTCAATAATAGTAAAATAACGCCTGTTAATATTGTTAAAATAAAACAAGCCTTTTGAAATTTCTTTGTTACTATTTCATCATTATCATACATAGCTAAAATCTCCTTGTAATCCTGTAAATATAACCATTTTTCCATCATCTCTTCTGTGAACAACTCCACAGCCATGACTGTAAGAATTCCACACCAGCCAACCGGGATTTCCTATGGGCTTTTCTTCTTTATTTGGCTGATACACATAATGAGGTTCTATCCCTTGTTTCTCTTGTTCTAAAGCATTGTTAATTATTTCAGTTTCCGTTGCCACAACACACTTTCCGTTTTTTATACCAATAATATAGCTTTCCATAACATTATTCCTCTTCATAATTGTTTCCTTTTGCTTCCTCATAAGCTGCTAAAATATCACTTGTCCATGCTTCCATAGTTTTCATCTCCTTTTGTACATTAAAAAAGACGTGATAATTCACGCCTCTTTCTGTATTTCTATTTTCCCTTTAAAACAAAGCTATACAGCCTGTAATAAAAAATCCTACTTCTGCCATCTTTGCACAAAGTAAAGTTCCTTTCACGTCTGTTTTATCTATTTTTGCAAGTCCTTTTAAGAGGATTGACATAACACCTAATACGATTGATACCTGTGGCATGATTATTTATCCTTTCTGTTTCTTTTATCTTCTGCTTTCTTTTCTGATTTAGTCGTGCGTCCTGCACAATATTCAGTACGTGTATTTTCTCCGCAAGTGTGAAAATATATGCAATTTCTACAAGGGTACTGTGCTTGCTGTTTCATTCTCATTCTATTCTTTTCCCTTTCTATACAAATTCAATGTAAATAGTATCTGTCAGATTTTTTACCTGTTCACAGCCCACACTTTCTACTGCTTCCTGAATTTCGCTTTCCGTTAAAAAACTACCTTCAAATGTTCTTTCCACAGCATTAAGAATGGATTGTTGCAAACGTAAAGGTAGTTGACAGGTGTATAATTCTCTATATTTTTCTGGTATTCTCATTTTCTCTTTTCCCTTTATAATTCTCTATAAAACCTGTAAAAATCAGGATGTCGTTTGAGATAGTGTTCAAAGCTTTTATAACATTCTGCACCATATACAAAAGCTCTTTTCTTTCCTGCATTGACTGCTTCAAGAAAAATTCCCTTATTTAATTCTTTATAATAATAGCCATGATCAAGCGTATGGCATCCGCTGCCTGTTGCTTTATTTGGTACGTATTCAAGGCTAGTTGTAAAGCCGTAGGGGTAGTTTGTAATATCAACGTAAATCATGCTTATGCCATCTGTCATAAGTCCATAGGCATAATCTGGTGATTTGTTTATAAACACTCTCAGTCCTTCTGATTTCGCTTTTAACAATTCTTTCTTTAATGCTTCTTTTTCCTCTAAAATAGTCATATTTTTCCCTTTCTTTGAAATATTTTTAGGCATAAAAAAGACTAGGCAAAAGCCTAGCCTGAAATATATTTTATGAAAACTGCAATACACCTGTTTTCAAAAATCTTTTAAACACTCTTATAGCATCCTCCTCAAAAAAATTAGCTTTATTGTTGTAGTAGTTAATAATTGCGTCAATAATGCCACCTACTATATTTTCTTTTCCCGCTTTTTTCCCCATTTCCTTTAAAGTAGCAATCAATTCGATAGTGTTCATATTTTACACTTCCTTTCTTTTAATTGTATACACGTCTGAAATCGTGTATTGGTTCTTTACAACATTCATAATCTGTCACTGTACCTGAAAAGCCTAAGCGTTGCCCTCCAGAACCTCTTTTGTGCTTCCTGTCGTGTTTCATCATACGTTTATATGTATTGAAACTTTCCTTTCTTTTATACTTGATATGGTTCTTGCGGTAGCAATTCCATATTTCTTCCGTCAAGTCGTTTTTATCGTGCGTGAGCACCCATTTTCCCTGTTTTGGTAAATAGCAATACATTTCTAATTTCTTTGTTCTTTTATGCCGGAAATCATTGGATACTAAAACCATACCATTTTCAAGGTATAAAATAACAGAACCTATTGGAAAAGTTCTGTTGCGTACTGCTGTTGAGCGTAATAAATATTCTGTTTTCACTTTTAAAGTCCCCTTTCTTTATAAATGTATACTATTACGGGATTGAAATTTTTCAGTCCCGTAAACTATACACTTATTTGAAATAGTGTTTCATAACAATCTGGCATACTGTCTGATACAATCCAGAGTAGTTATATGTAATTTTACCTGTCTTTTTATCCTTTTTACCTCTTACTAAGGTGTTTACCTGTCTTCCGGCAAAGTCTACTACCCCTGTAGCTTCATTCTGACTAAATTTATTTCTAAAACCTTTAACGTAGCAATCGTTAAGCAGTTTTTTATCATCAGCGTTCATTTTTACACGAGTTTTGTCAGTGTAAGATGTGGCAAAAGGTAAGCTGAAAGTATTCTTGATAATGCTTTCTAATTCATTAGAGGCTTTCTTGTATGCCTCTTTTACTTCCTTACTCATTACAAGACAGCCGTCATCATTAGATTTGGAATTGATATGGATTGTTTCCAGAGCGTCATGCAGAGCTTCCCCTTTAAAAGTTTCTACAAGTGCGAATTTTACAAGTCTGGAGTTGTCCCATGTTGCCAGTACACGCAATACGTTGCGTACTACTTCGAGTTTGTTGCCGAAATGGTCTTCGTTCTTTTTGGTCATATCAGCAATAACTTTGTTGTATGTATCTTTTGTTTCAAATAAACTCGTGTTAAGTGTTTCTAATACCTGTTTTTCCGCTGTCAGTTTGGATTTTAAAGCTTTGATTTCTTCCTCGGTAATATCATCTTTTTTCAAAGATTTTTCAAGTTTTTCAATAGTTTCTTCACTCTGGGAAATAAGCATAGATGTTTCTTCATGTTTTACGGCTGTGAAAAACTCATTTTTCATTTCAATAGTAGCGTTTTCAGATAAAAAATTGATGTTTAAAGTTGTCATAATATCACCTTTCTGCCATCTTTACGGCGTGACGTGCCAATTATTTATAATTATAGTTACTGTGCTTTTAGCACTGGAAAACAGTCGATTTTTCAACTGCTTTCCAGCATTAAAAGGATTATATAGACAGTAGGGAAACAACGGTCATGCGAGTTAGCGTTACCCAACGTCAAGAAGTACAAGTGTTACCTTGTCACTCTGCCACTTTGTTTATACTGTCTATCTCTTATATATTGTATGCTACTTATAAGTTTACTCATTTTTGAGTTATGAATTCAGTAACAAGTACGCTTTTTTGTGATAGCGTGATTTTTAACGAAATGGTTCGCATTTCTTAATGAGCTTTTTTCGTTTATCTGTCAACGTTCACTGCCTAGAATATAAACTAGGATAAACTACTTTTCTCTGGCAAGTTTACTCTTGCCCTACCGCCGAATAAAGTCTAAAAATAGTTGTTCTATTCGCCGTGTCAAGCCATGCAATCAATTATAAAATATAATATGTTTTGCACTCTTTAGGACTTTTCTGGATAGTCCCTACATCCGTTATATTAAATTTGTATATGCACAGTCCTAATAGGATTGCATACTATCCAACTATCACGCAACCTGTTTTATACTATCTAGGATAATACAGCATTGTTGTTCCTTCATTGGAAAGGTTTTTTGTTTGGGATTATAAGTCAGACTTGACAGAATAGATAAAATACACTAGAATAAAAGTGTCTAGTTTTTATACAGGTATTATTATCTGTTTTCTGTCAGAACCGACTATCTTTAGTTGGTTCTGATTTTTTTTGTGCTTATTTTCTCCTTTCATTTTGGTGTTGGTTTACAAGTTACATATTGCAAGGGGTTTACCATTCCTAGACCTAACAAAGAGGTTCGTTTTACAAGATTTGGTATCGTTCCTTGTCATGGTTTTATAATACCACAGTTTTAAGTAGTTGTCAACCATTTTTTATTATTTTTATCATACTTTTTTTATCAATACTTCTGACACTTCATATCCTATAATATTAAGTATGCGGTTAGCGTCATCCAGGCTGAATTGCTTTTTATTTAAAAGCTTATCAAGTGCTTGTCTTGATATGCCCAGCTTTTCAGCTAGAAATACTTTGTTTATACCATTATTGATAATATAAGTATTTACAAGGTTTGACAGTTCTTTGTTTGTCATGTTTTTATACCTCTCCTATTATGTAATATAATATAAAGAGTATACCATACAGAGTAGGTATATTGCTATATGTATAGGGTTTATTTATGTGTAATGCCTATGCGGTTATAGCAGTATAAAATTAAAAAGGTGCAAGACCCTAATAATTTTATAAGACCTTACACCTTAACCAATAATGTTATTTAGTTACTTGCTCTTTACTTGCTCTTTAGGTTCATGTGTTTCAATGTATTCTATAATATCCAGAATTTCATCACTTGATAGTCCTTTTTCGCGCAGTCTACGAATTAGGTTTACTATCTCTTTTCCCGTCATGTAATCACCCATTCTTTCTCACTCCTCTATATTATAAGCGTTGTTTATGGTTACTTATAATATAATACAGTGTGTGTGGTTTGGCAAGGTGTAAAGCCTTATAAAGTTATCAAAGTGCAATGTGGATAACTCCAATAAGAATTGGAAGTTATTTAATGATTTATTGGTTTGGGGAAATGTGGATAATGTGGATAAATAAGATTTTTTCCCCGATATGCCAAACAGAAGAACTAAAAGAGGTGTCCCCCTGTCGTTGGTCTTATATTACCACACTCTTTCCAAAAAGTCAATCAAGAATTAAAATTTCTTTGCAAAATATGTATTTTACTTACTTTTTTGCGTGTCTAGGGGGTGCTTTAAAACTCAAAAAACACCATTTTTCAGGCTATAACCCCTTAGCTGGTACATCTACAAACTCTAACCCTCTAAACCCCTCTAAAACCCCCATATTCCCCCTTTTCTCCCACCATCCTTACTCTTCCTAGTCCCCTTCCAATCTCCCCAATTATCCCCTCATTCGCTCATCTCTCATGCCCCTAAATCTCCTCTCTCATTCTTCACATCAAATCCTCCAAAATATAATATTTCATTTATATATTGACTTTTCGTTTAGAGTGTGATAGCATACCAATATAATAAAGAAAGGACGTAATCATGAATAAAATAAACACTTTTAAAACGAACACCCAAAGAAAAATTCGTACCATCTCAAACGCATTTTTCAATAAACAATTAGAAACAGCCACCAACAACACATTGAGATTTTTCTCAAATTCACTTAAAGAAAATTTCTATCCAACATTAGATATTGGTGCTAATCGTCAGATATACACTACTATTTCTAACACAATAAAAAGAGCAGCAAAATCTGCTGAAAAATTCTGCAACAAAAATGGAGATTTAAATCACAATAAAACTATACTTCTAAAAATTGACAACATGAACGCTTACATGTTCATCAGAACAGCCGATGTATATAATCCATTATCCGGTTGTTATCCCCGATTTTACATTACATTCTTAGGC
The DNA window shown above is from Blautia hansenii DSM 20583 and carries:
- a CDS encoding DUF6551 family protein, whose protein sequence is MKRIIVNNELDKMRLALGLTEETIQGDVERLFNIASHNKVGNKIMANVPLCLIYIDDSYQRTETFSKAKASEIAANFIEAAYDPIKLNYRDGRFYCPAGQHRIYAHMLMHREYIGAELFQSDYESEIDIFLTQDDNRSKLTPYDRYKAGLAAGKYEDVTLTKICNEYGVRIGTKAKASDTQIGSITTAKGILNQYGEKGLIWIFDIIESAGWKNQIRAFDSRTFRALKRVYSFKPDDLTKQRMIKAMSETTPLNLCASALIAYPSHDVELALSNYLLDAAKGKSISKMA
- a CDS encoding helix-turn-helix domain-containing protein — its product is MTNKELSNLVNTYIINNGINKVFLAEKLGISRQALDKLLNKKQFSLDDANRILNIIGYEVSEVLIKKV